The following nucleotide sequence is from Triticum dicoccoides isolate Atlit2015 ecotype Zavitan chromosome 7B, WEW_v2.0, whole genome shotgun sequence.
GCCCGGCAAGCGCTTCGACCGCTACCACGAGCTGGGCCAGCACGCCTTTGGCCAGAAGCTCGGCCTCTGGATCGTCGTGCCGCAGCAGCTCGTCGTCGAGGTGGGCGTCTGCATCGTCTACATGGTTACCGGCGGCAAGTCCCTCAAGAAGGTCCACGACCTGCTCCGCCCGGAGCACAGCCACCCGATCCGGACCAGCTACTTCATCTGcatcttcggctccgcccacttcctCCTCTCCCAGCTGCCCAACTTCAACTCCATCACCGgcgtctccctcgccgccgccgtcatGTCGCTCAGCTACTCCACCATCGCCTGGGCGGCCTCGCTGCACAAAGCCGGCAAGGCAGGGCCCGGCCACGTGGTCGACTACAGCATGACGGCCTCCACCACCCCCGGCAGGACCTTCAACTTCCTGAGCGCGCTCGGGGACGTGGCCTTCGCCTACGCCGGCCACAACGTGGTGCTGGAGATCCAGGCCACCATCCCCTCCACCCCCGAGAAGCCGTCCAAGAAGCCCATGTGGCGGGGCGTCGTCCTGGCCTACCTCGTCGTCGCCATCTGCTACCTCCCCGTCGCCTTCCTCGGCTACTACGTCTTCGGCAACGCCGTCGACGACAACATCCTCATCACCCTCGAGAAGCCCCGCTGGCTCATCGCCGCCGCCAACATGTTCGTCGTCATCCACGTCATCGGCAGCTACCAGGTTTATTACCTCGTCCTCGTCGTCGCACACATTCTTCTGAGATTACTTTGTGTCTTGTTCTAGCCAGAACCAAGTATGTACTAACCGCGCTTTAATTGTGCATGACACCCGTGGAGTGGCAGATCTATGCGATGCCGGTCTTCGACATGCTCGAGACCTTCCTCGTGAAGAAGCTGAGGTTTAAGCCCGGCTGGCCACTTCGTCTCATCGCACGCTCGCTCTACGTTGGTACGTCAAAAATCTCCTTACACATATCGTTTGGTTACAGAAATTTTGAAGACATGTACTTACTGAAGATTTACTCTGATGTATGATCGGTTCATTCAGCATTCACCATGCTTGTCGGCATCGCCATCCCCTTCTTCGGTGGGCTACTAGGGTTCTTTGGTGGTTTTGCATTTGCCCCAACAACCTACTTTGTGAGATTCAACCTAAGCTTTTCTCTCTACTACTTTTAATTTAGGGAACTATATACTACCTTTACTAGTTAGTTCTTATCTATAGTAGTAAATCACATGATGAACCAGTTTGTTTCCCTAATTAACTGGAGGACTATAACTTCTTTGTATACAGCTTCCCTGCATTATGTGGCTGGCAATCAAGAAGCCGGCGAGGTTCAGCATGTCGTGGTGCATCAACTGGGTGAGTTTTCTCTAGTCTTTTCTTCTTTGCATAATCTGCCGCTGAATTCTCTAGATGATATCATCACAATCATATATAGATACTCATAACTTCCTCTAAATCATCGGTGGCAGATATGCATAATCATCGGCGTGCTTCTGTCTGTGTTGGCGCCCATCGGAGGCCTCCGTTCCATCATCATCAACTACAAGACCTACCAATTCTTCTCATGATCTGCTGGAAACGTCATGCAGCAGTCCAGCTACTTGTTAAATGCAGCTTATTAGATGCATAGTGTGTGTtaccttgtcatgtttaaattaggCCAAAGAAATATTCGTGTGTTTGTGCATGTTGCTCAATCGGTTTGTGATATTGAAATCAATGCCTAAGTAGAGGGTGTTCCCTTAGATACATGTGAAATGTCAGTTCGTTCTGATATTAACAATCAGCTTTATTGTTCAGCCGGCCGGAGTATGTTGATGCATATGAACGCACCAGCCCTACATGCAGCCCCAAGCGTTAGTTGGGTGGTAAGACAAGTAGTATGAATGCACCAGCTCGTGTttttttttcccgcaaaaaaaaagtagGCTGGTTGGGTGAGCTTTCGAATAGAAGTATCAAAGAGTGAAGAAAATAAGAAAACGTGACATTAATGAAATTATAATAAGGGGAAGAACTAGGTTCGTCTAACTACCGAGCACCCTTCTCAGTTTCAGGCTCAAACTATTCCAACGGTtggctcctcttcttcttcctctggctgCAGCCGTACGCTATTTCTTCCCCTCACACCCCGACTTTCCCGTATAAAAGTACAACGCTATTTCTTCCCCTCACAAAGTCGATACTTgctccctcccccttgtgatcagagGCGACTTTAATTTGCCTCGTTCTCCTGCCGTTAAGAACAATAGTATATTTTCTTGGACTTTGGCCGATGCTTTTAACGAGTTCATTAGCTCCTGCGCCCTTCGTGAGATCCTTAGGGTGGGCTCCAGGTTTACTTGGACTAACCATCAAGTTTCCCCTATCCGCTCCGTTCTCGACCGAGTCCTTGTGTGTTCGGCTTGGGACTCGCTCTTCCCTCTTGCTACGCTTAAATCTAAGGCTATTGTGGGCTCGGATCATGCCCCTCTAATCCTTGATGCTGGGACTCGACCCGTCTCCTCCCAGGGGCGGAGCTCTGTAGGGGCCGACccgggccatggcccgcccaggaatttggccaattttttttacctacATGTGGTCTTAGCCCAGCCCACGCACGGCACATCATCCCCATCCTTTCCTCTCGTCTCACGCACGCATAGGCAGTCATGCTCCTTCCCCAATTCCCAATTTCCTCTCGTCTCAGCATGTAGTCACGCTGCCGACACTGACCGCCGTGGACAGGGAGGGAGCACCGTCCACCAGAGCGTTGCCCGCCGTCTCGTGTCACCGCCCACCGAGCACCCTTTTCAGTTTAAGGCTCAAACTATTCCAACGGttggctcctcttcctcttcctctggcTGCAGCCGTACGCTATTTCTTCCCCTCACACCCCGACTTTCCCGTATAAAAGTACAAAGATGGTAAAATGAAATGGATGAAAAGGTACCACAGATAAAACTACATATAAGACTGAAAGAAGAAAACCACACCGTTTTTTAGATAAAAATACCTCGATGATGTAAAGCAtttctaaaaaaataaaacaattACAATGTTGGTTCGAAACCAAGAACTCCACCTTGTTCAGCCATTCTTGAGTTTGCAATAATAAGGTGCGGTTCGTCTTAGTCCAGCTCTCTTTTACTGGGATATTTTGTTTATCCATCTATCCAAGAAACGGATCAGTTCCCAGTATAAAGAGATAACAGACCAAAAACAACAAAAAGACCAACCCGGTGCAGTATATACAAGACAAAAAGGCTAGAACAAAGTCTCGCAAATCGCTGTCGTGTTTCAGCAGTCTAGTGGCGGTGCAGGAGGACGGCACGATGGTCGTAGGGTGGCAGTATACGGCGGAGAGCACCAAACAGATGCACAGAGCGGGTGTGGGGAGGCCGGTGGATTTGGAGTCGAAGGGGAGCGAGATGCAGCAAGGGAACCGTGATGACAATGACGACGCAAACCACAGAGGGACTCCGACAGTGACGGGGAGGGCCAGTGCGTCAACTGTTTGGCCGAGCGGAAGCAACGGAAAAGGCTCGATCTAACACTTTCTTGGATTTGAGTCCATTGCTTTGCAAGGGTTGTTCTTCAGATAACATTTTCCCATATTTGTGTACTTGAACCTAACACTATACTGCATATATATGCATACCGTTACGCGGACAAACCAAACGAAGTCCACCTTTTCTTGTTGTGTTTATACTCTACTGTATATGCATGCCgttatcaataccattagattaatCATAAAATGGTGCTTGCGATTGTAAAATACAGAGAACTAGTTAGTACAAAGCTAGGGACACGCGTGCAATACAATAAGATGgcattacactagtagaaaaaggacctaatgtgaagcacattagtctcggtttgtaacaagaccggcactaatgtgattaTTAGTGCCGGTCCAAACGGCTAGAGGGCggagatcattagtaccggttcgtggcgaccctttagtaccggttcgagccacgaaccggtattaaagtgGCCGTTGCAAGCTGTGGTCAGGCTGGGGGCCCACCggcacttttagtaccggttcatgccacaaaccggtactagaggTTCCTAGTTGACAACGGTTTTTAGTCTCACCTCACTCCGCTAACAGAGTTTTTACCacattaaatatgttacttctcaaactatcacaactacttggtcttcattgaactctatgcgtagaatttgtggccgcaatatgagtcttctccggttcctaccagagaggactcatattgacaattcagattgtacacaaaaagatcattgatgatcaatgtatttttgatgtatttctctgtagcagtagcgcgttttggttgaaaggcggtactgatcaatgtatttcatgtatatttttacatgtttacacaaGAGCCGGTttgaactggacaatctcttaggaagtatcagggtttcagacgaaaactcatctgttacaccggctattcagtattttaataacttagtacaactccggactttttttgcattcagatgcacaattcaaatacacgtcatcaactttcaaccatttctgacataatttgctattttcgatgcatttactgatttgttttcagagctaaatcaccgtgaaagtgaaaagcactacaaaataaactctgaaaaggttgaaacttggcaaggtatcatcatttcacgcgcatagcatgtgcaaaaaagtaaagagggttacggcaaaaactggatgcacttcgtgtacaaactggacaatctcttaggaagtatcagagtttcggacgaaaactcatctcactagtagaaaacatggcatttgtcccggttcgtaagggcctttagtctcggttcttgaactgggactaataggtcgttactaatgcctccctcctttagtctcggttcttacacgaaccgggacagatgggcctccacgtggccgttgcgggcagcccaggcagggggggcctttggtcccggttggtgacataaaccgggaccaaaaggcatccatgcgTCAGAAGCTGGCTGCAGCtgaggtttttttttgaaattggctggtttaggggtttggggggttaatttaggttgttattagctagctaatagagagaagtgtcctctcttatcttcgtgcttggtttaccaacgctactgctatgttcatttcacccgctgatatataataactcttcatgcttgcatcatacatcatcataacaagtcctactaattaatcatgcatcatcatacaacttctactcgttattaataacaagtcatacgagatcatcatactcatagtcatcgaacccaaccctacataattgtttttagcacatcatcagtatcaggtaggacctaaacacacttaagataaaatagcataaaacaacatagaccctgactctccattatgaagaatggagatcatcctgtctccaattcttgcgcttcgcttccttttgcttccaagaagctccttacgactgtccatacattttttccattctttgattgtcatgtctccactttttttagaaatccggtatggacagttgagattcgtaggacgacctggttgtatgttcaaaacatcaacgcgaccgtgcgtatacatcagatgaggcacacaatcattcggggttatctgttgaaaaacatagtaataacttcgtagttagcaatgatgtactacaaACTTCAGGAGCGAATAACTCAAGCTAGggagcagagcattgttgacaaaaaagggatacaatttaccaaaggcatatgtatctgaggaaaggctcacaaggttatcgaatatgaaggacggtgtcggataaaatccaataaaggatctggtggtccataagagatctgatgtgagcatcggtactcaactagaagaagaaagaatgcaaggggatCAGATGATACAAACAaccgactaactcaaagctcaattgcacaagaattatgaattccaagtcaagggatcagaagcaacgtTCTAATTAGGGACGGATAAGTTGAATAGTCAAccgacgacaatttgattggtcgag
It contains:
- the LOC119337782 gene encoding lysine histidine transporter 2-like, with translation MAMNTSKAGASDKELQDIDDWLPITSSRNAKWWYSAFHNVTAMVGAGVLSLPYAMSELGWGPGVAAMILSWAITLYTLWQMVEMHECVPGKRFDRYHELGQHAFGQKLGLWIVVPQQLVVEVGVCIVYMVTGGKSLKKVHDLLRPEHSHPIRTSYFICIFGSAHFLLSQLPNFNSITGVSLAAAVMSLSYSTIAWAASLHKAGKAGPGHVVDYSMTASTTPGRTFNFLSALGDVAFAYAGHNVVLEIQATIPSTPEKPSKKPMWRGVVLAYLVVAICYLPVAFLGYYVFGNAVDDNILITLEKPRWLIAAANMFVVIHVIGSYQIYAMPVFDMLETFLVKKLRFKPGWPLRLIARSLYVAFTMLVGIAIPFFGGLLGFFGGFAFAPTTYFLPCIMWLAIKKPARFSMSWCINWICIIIGVLLSVLAPIGGLRSIIINYKTYQFFS